From Quercus lobata isolate SW786 chromosome 1, ValleyOak3.0 Primary Assembly, whole genome shotgun sequence, one genomic window encodes:
- the LOC115981793 gene encoding glutamate receptor 2.8-like — MANQKPLLSKFLSFLLLSLSLSLWGQPPLVMAKEVIPIGVVLDLKCPVGRVAESYMSMALSDFYAMNHNYSTRLSLLIKDSGNDIIAAASAALDLIKNEEVQAIIGPQKSAQARFVTELSRISQVPIMSFSATSPSLSPSQNPFFIRTTQDDSAQVKTIADIVKAFGWREIVPIYEDTEYGNGLIPYLMDALQEIDTRVPYRSVIPPSSNNTEIREELNKLKANHTRIFLVHMTASLGSKFFVQAKNAEMMSEGFAWILTAGLSSLLDTISSKVMDSMQGVLGVRPYLPPSKHLKDFERKWKRNLTSIKTRSKTTTSLNLFGLWAYDTVWALAMAVEKAGIVHSSFLKQNASNSNVDLAALGIFEMGTRLHNTILSTKFQGLSGNFHLVKGQLEPSAFELFNIIGKTEIIIGYWTRQRGFSKDLNDNGEEAYSTSKERLKPLIWPGYTTDQPTKLRIGVPVRKTFQEILKVEWDSPTDKPIISGFSIDVFLAVQRELPFPLPYEFIPYMNKDKQSNGTYDELLYQIKTQKYDAVIGDITILASRALYVDFTLPYTEAGVSMVVLVKDDESKNLWIFLKPLSLNLWLTTGAAFIFTGFVVWVLEHRVNTEFRGPPKQQLGLIFWFSFSTLAFAHREKVVNNWSRFVLIIWIFLVLILTQSYTASLTSMLTVQRLQPTFVDVKEIKKNGYFVGYRKNSFLKGILIKQLGFHESKLKPYETHEEYHEALSNGTHYGGVAAIFDEIPYLKLFLAKYFSKYTMVGPIYKTDGFGFAFRQRSPLVPYISKAIFNVTQDKDKIEAIEKKYFSSQTACEGQSTTISSYSQSLGVDSFGGLFLITGITSIVSLLINVFNFIYSHWPVSNDNNSTGNSFWSKIVEMAKHFDQKDLSHDFKREESRFHAVVNPNVLDPSPRPSIDEMQSHSRNSIEGTDGVVIHDDNRSLSSSSKA; from the exons ATGGCAAACCAGAAGCCCCTCCTCTCTAAATTCCTATCCTTTCTCTTGCTTAGCCTCAGCCTCAGCCTCTGGGGTCAGCCGCCTTTGGTGATGGCAAAGGAGGTCATACCAATAGGAGTTGTTCTTGATTTGAAGTGCCCAGTTGGAAGAGTGGCAGAGAGCTATATGTCCATGGCGCTCTCAGACTTCTATGCTATGAATCACAACTATAGCACAAGACTGTCTCTCCTCATAAAGGATTCTGGGAATGATATCATTGCTGCAGCATCTGCAG CATTGGATTTAATAAAGAATGAAGAAGTTCAGGCTATTATAGGACCTCAAAAGTCTGCACAAGCAAGGTTTGTGACAGAACTTAGCCGCATATCTCAGGTTCCCATAATGTCCTTTTCAGCCACAAGtccctctctttctccatcCCAAAACCCATTTTTCATACGTACAACCCAAGATGACTCTGCACAGGTTAAAACCATAGCAGACATTGTTAAGGCCTTTGGTTGGCGGGAGATTGTCCCTATCTATGAAGACACAGAGTATGGGAATGGTTTAATTCCCTATTTAATGGATGCGTTACAAGAGATTGACACACGGGTACCATACAGAAGTGTCATTCCTCCATCTTCTAATAATACTGAAATCAGAGAAGAGCTTAACAAGTTAAAGGCAAATCATACAAGAATATTTCTCGTGCACATGACTGCTTCACTTGGCTCCAAGTTCTTTGTACAGGCAAAGAATGCAGAAATGATGAGCGAAGGGTTTGCATGGATCCTCACAGCAGGGTTGTCATCTTTGCTAGATACTATAAGCTCAAAGGTCATGGACTCAATGCAAGGTGTATTAGGAGTAAGGCCATACTTACCCCCATCTAAACATCTTAaagattttgaaagaaaatggaagagaaatTTAACCTCAATCAAAACAAGGAGCAAGACTACTACTAGCTTAAACCTCTTTGGATTATGGGCATATGATACAGTTTGGGCATTGGCTATGGCAGTGGAAAAGGCTGGCATAGTGCATTCTAGCTTCTTGAAGCAAAATGCTAGCAACAGTAATGTTGATCTTGCAGCCTTAGGCATTTTTGAAATGGGTACAAGGCTTCACAATACAATTCTATCTACTAAATTTCAAGGCCTAAGTGGGAATTTTCATTTGGTTAAGGGACAGCTAGAGCCTTCAGCCTTTGAACTGTTCAATATAATAGGAAAAACTGAGATTATTATTGGATATTGGACTCGACAGAGAGGGTTTTCAAAAGATTTGAATGATAATGGTGAAGAGGCATACTCAACTTCAAAGGAGAGACTTAAACCACTGATCTGGCCAGGATACACAACAGATCAGCCTACAAAGTTAAGGATTGGGGTTCCAGTGAGAAAAACTTTTCAAGAAATCTTGAAAGTAGAATGGGATTCTCCTACTGATAAGCCTATCATATCAGGGTTCTCTATTGATGTGTTCCTTGCTGTACAACGTGAATTACCCTTTCCccttccttacgaatttatacCCTACATGAATAAAGATAAGCAGAGTAATGGGACATACGATGAACTTCTTTACCAAATTAAAACTcag AAGTACGACGCAGTTATTGGAGACATAACAATCCTAGCTAGTCGTGCCTTGTATGTTGATTTCACTTTGCCATATACAGAAGCAGGAGTGTCAATGGTAGTTCTAGTGAAAGATGATGAAAGCAAGAACTTGTGGATCTTCTTAAAGCCACTAAGCTTGAATTTATGGTTAACAACTGGTGCAGCATTCATTTTTACAGGTTTTGTAGTATGGGTTCTTGAACATCGTGTAAACACGGAGTTTAGAGGCCCTCCAAAGCAACAACTTGGCTTGATTTTCTGGTTCTCCTTCTCAACACTTGCCTTTGCTCATA GGGAGAAAGTCGTAAATAATTGGTCAAGATTTGTGCTAATCATATGGATTTTCTTGGTACTCATCCTAACTCAAAGTTATACTGCAAGCTTAACCTCAATGTTGACAGTACAGAGATTGCAGCCTACATTTGTGGATGTTAAAGAGATTAAAAAGAATGGTTATTTTGTTGGATATCGAAAGAATTCCTTTCTTAAAGGGATTCTAATAAAACAATTAGGTTTCCATGAGTCCAAGTTGAAGCCATATGAAACCCATGAGGAGTACCACGAAGCACTGTCAAATGGAACCCACTATGGTGGTGTTGCAgctatttttgatgaaattcCCTATTTGAAGTTGTTCCTTGCAAAGTATTTCTCTAAGTATACCATGGTTGGACCCATCTACAAAACTGATGGATTTGGCTTT GCCTTTCGACAACGATCTCCTTTAGTCCCTTACATTTCGAAGGCAATTTTTAATGTCActcaagataaagataaaattgaagCTATTGAGAAGAAGTACTTTTCAAGTCAAACTGCTTGTGAAGGTCAGAGCACCACAATCTCTTCATATAGTCAAAGTCTTGGCGTGGATAGCTTTGGGGGCCTTTTCCTCATCACAGGAATCACTTCTATAGTTTCACTCTTGATTAATGTGTTTAACTTCATTTACTCACACTGGCCAGTTTCAAATGACAACAATAGTACTGGCAACTCCTTTTGGTCCAAAATAGTTGAAATGGCAAAACATTTTGACCAAAAAGATCTCTCACACGACTTCaaaagagaagaatcaaggTTTCATGCCGTAGTCAATCCTAACGTTTTGGACCCTTCGCCTAGACCTAGTATTGATGAGATGCAGAGCCACTCAAGGAATTCCATTGAAGGAACAGATGGTGTGGTTATACACGATGACAACAGAAGTCTTTCTTCAAGCTCAAAGGCATGA